TGATCGTCGCGGCGTCGCCGGACACGTGGCTGAAGTTGAAATGGCCCCACATGTTGTACGCGCCGCCCGAGAATCGGCGATTGAAGTCGACGCCCCCGGTGTACGCACGCTCGGGCGTCGCGCCGTAGAGAGGGTCTTCCTCGTCCAGCTCGCCCAGGTCGCGGCTCACCGCCGTGAGCATCATGCCAACCGTCGACGCGTCCTCGCCGAGCTGCTGATTCAGGCGCAGAACGCCCACGGCCGTACGTGGCTCTACCCGGAATTCGCTCGTCTCGCCGGTGCCGGAGTCGAACACCGACGCCATTTCCTGGTCGGTCACCGCGGCGAGGGCGCCCACGGTCAGGCCGGACTCGAGCCGGCCGGTCAGCTTCGCGGCGCCCAGGATGCTGGTCGTGCTCGGGACGTCCGTGAAGTCGCCGTCGACGCTGCCGCTGGGCGGCTCGCCGATGCGCCGCGAGAAGTAGAGACTCGACCCCTCGGTATCGAAGTTCTGCGCGCCCTCGATGAAGAACTGGCGGCGCTCGTCGAAGAAGGTCTCAAAGCCCGATAGGTTGACCACCGCCGGATCCGCCTCGACCTGGCCGAAGTCGGGGTTCAGCGTCGCGTCGAGGGTCAGGTTCGGGCCGAGCCCCATCTTCACGTCGACGCCCACGCGGCCGGTCGCATCGTTTGCATCGACGAAGGGGTTGGCGGCGTCGAACGCGCCGTCGCTCCTGAAAGTCGCCTCGCTGGCTGCGTAAGGCAGGATCTCCAATCTGCGCGACGGCTCCAGCCCGTCGATTCCTTCCAGATTGCCCATGCGCGACGACCAGCCGGTCTCCTCGCGATCGACGAGCACCCAGTACAGGTCCTCGTTGGTCTCCGGGATGAACCGGTTGATGTTCAGGCCCCAGGACTGCCGATCGCCCGCGTTGAAGCGCAACTGGGAGATCGGAATGCGCATCTCCACCGTCCAGCCGAACTCCGGATCCAGCGCGGTGCGAGCCTGCCACACGGGGTCGAACGTCCGATCGCGGCTGAACTCGTTGTCGCTGGGGTGATACCAGTCGAGGCGCACCCCCGCGGCGGTAACCGCGAACGTGTACGCGGTACGATCGTCCTGGTACGTATCGAGCGAGAACATCACCCGCTCGACGTTGCCACCCTCATCGCGACGCGTGAGGCGGCGCCCGAGCGCCGTCGGGTCCTGGACCTGCATGCGCGCGCCTATCCACAGCGCGTCGTCGTCATACAGGAAGGCGACCTCGGTACGGACCGAGGGCTCGGCGCCCTGGACGGGCTCCTTCTGGACGAAATCGTCGAACCAACGAGCGGCGGCCCACGCGTCTTCGGACAGGCCTCCGTCCAAGTCGATCTCGCCTCCGACGCGAACCGCATGGGCCTGCTTGAGTCGATCATCCAGGCCGCCGTCCCCGCCACCCGGCGACTGCGCCGCGGCCAAGGCCGGCAGGAGCAAGACCGTAAGGACACCGAGGGCGCCCCGCGCGGTCGACGAAAGCCGAACCGCGGCGCGCGGGAAGGGAGATCGGGATCGTTCTTCCGTGTCTACCATTCGCGTCAGTTTCCGGGGTCTCTCCTGCGTGACGACTTCACGGTACGAGCTGGGGCGTGAAGGGCGGTCCAGATCCAGCCATGGTTGTGTATGGGAGTTGTCAGGGCTTTGTGGACCCGGCGGGGGGCGTGGCACCGAGGCGAGTCCGGGCGTAGACTGCGGCGGGCGTGGCACGGCCTTTTTCAAAGGCGCCGATTCGAAGCCGGGGAGAGCATATGGTGGAGCGCACGAAGGCGCGGCTCGAGGTTGGGGTGGTGGCGGTGCTGTTCGGATTGTTGGTGGGCGCGTGCGGTGGCGATGATGGAGGCTTCGATCCGCCTCCGCCGGCGGCTGGAGACGGCGTGGCGTTCAACTACTCCGGCGACCGCGCGGGGACGTTCGAGGCCGCCGGGAATCCGGCCATCGCGAACGGTCAGATCGCGCCCGGCACGTGGGCGGCCGCGCTGAGCACGGACACCGGCTTCGTCCTCGTCGGCTCGCGCTCCGCGAGCCTGCCGTTGGTCGACCTCTTCTTCCTGACCGTGCCCTCTCCCGTCCTTGGCGGCTCGACGGACTTTGGCGGGGTCGCGGGAGGCGTTGGGGTCGTGGCGTTCGACTTCGACGCGAGCGTGGGGCTGGATCCCGACTCGATTCTGGCCGCGATCAACCCGACGGACGTGTACGTCATGTCGGAGGGAGTCCTGACGCTCAATACGCTGTCGTCCAGCCGAGCCACCGGGACCGTCGTGGCGTCGGGCCCGCGCTTTGACGCAGGGCCGCGCCTGTTCGTGGAGAGCGGGTCGTTCGACGTGCCCGTCGTAGACGGCGCGGTGCTCGGCGTGGTGGCGGCCAGGCTGGCCCTGGAGGCCCGCGACAGAGTGCAATAGGGCTGGTAGGCCCCTCAGAGAGCGTCGGGGTCTTCCCAATCCCAGGTCTGCTCGAAGTGCCTCCGCTCGGCATCGGCGATCTCCTCGAGATCGAGCGGGCCGGGCGCGTCAATCTCCTCTCCCCTCTCCATGGCGGCGATCTGGGCATCGGTCAGCCCTCGGGAGACACGCCTTCGGCGCAACGAAGCGACGCCGGCGCCGATCACGATGATCGCCAACGTCGGCCACAGAAGGCTCACGGCACGCGGCCCTCGGCTGGAGGGGTGAGCGAATCCGGCGGCGGTCGTCTGCGAGCCCTCCGCGCGGCCTCCTCGGCGCGCCGCGCCGCCTGAGCTTGGACCTGGGTTCGCAGGATCGCGCGCCGGCGCTCCGAATCGAGCGCCGAGGGGAGGGGCAGCGACAGCACCCGGCTGGCCTCGAACCGGCCATCGCCGTCGGCGTCCCACACCTCGCGCTCGATGACGTCGTTTCCGTCCAGGTCTTCCAGTCTGGTGCGCACCGCCTGGCCTACGCTCACGAGGTAGGCGCGCCCGCCGTCGTCCGAAAGCAGAAAGCGCACCAGCACGGCGTGCTCCCGACGTCCGTCCGCGCACGTCGAGAGATACTCGGCCCGAGGCACCAGACGCGCGGAATCGGGCAGCCCGAAACCCGAGACCCGGGTACTCACCGGCCCCATCACCGCTTCTACGTGGTCTACGCCCCGCGACGGGTCCGGGGCCACGACCAGGCGCAGCACGCCGGTGTATTCCGCGTCCCCCTCCGACGTGAGGCGGTAGAACAGGCGCAGGTCGCGCGGGTTTGAGGCCGGCGGCCACGCGGGCCTGAAACGGGGCACCGAGTCGGGATCCAGGGCGCACTCCACCCGCAATCGGACCGGCTCCAGCCACAGCGTGTCCGCCGCGGTTACGCGTATCGGCGCTGCGCCCGCGCGGACCTCGACCGGGCGTATCGCGACGTCTCGAAGGACGAGAGCCGCGTCGCCTTCCGACTCGACGCTCAGGGTTCGTGCGGGCGCCGAATCGGCTCGCTCCGCCCTTCCCGCGCCGATGTCATGCAAGCGGTACGAGGCCGGAACGCCGAGGCGCAATCCGGAAACGCGCGTGGCGCGGCCCC
This is a stretch of genomic DNA from Gemmatimonadota bacterium. It encodes these proteins:
- a CDS encoding DUF5916 domain-containing protein, which gives rise to MLLPALAAAQSPGGGDGGLDDRLKQAHAVRVGGEIDLDGGLSEDAWAAARWFDDFVQKEPVQGAEPSVRTEVAFLYDDDALWIGARMQVQDPTALGRRLTRRDEGGNVERVMFSLDTYQDDRTAYTFAVTAAGVRLDWYHPSDNEFSRDRTFDPVWQARTALDPEFGWTVEMRIPISQLRFNAGDRQSWGLNINRFIPETNEDLYWVLVDREETGWSSRMGNLEGIDGLEPSRRLEILPYAASEATFRSDGAFDAANPFVDANDATGRVGVDVKMGLGPNLTLDATLNPDFGQVEADPAVVNLSGFETFFDERRQFFIEGAQNFDTEGSSLYFSRRIGEPPSGSVDGDFTDVPSTTSILGAAKLTGRLESGLTVGALAAVTDQEMASVFDSGTGETSEFRVEPRTAVGVLRLNQQLGEDASTVGMMLTAVSRDLGELDEEDPLYGATPERAYTGGVDFNRRFSGGAYNMWGHFNFSHVSGDAATINNIQTNRIHAFQRPDQDHVEVDPLATSMSGWSAALRGNKESGRLRYNGGVWVNSPSFEINDLGRLTDPDRVWQWAFVRYRSTDPGKLFRQWELETGVNNGWNFGGERIQTWMMASAWAQWSNFWFSRVQYSTNLDSQSDTQTRGGPLMLRPRNWTLDTSFDSNFNHDTRYGLGVRTFGDELGGGGYRIGLRFRSRLSDRLEVQVNPRFASWENSRQFVDTFEGGRAETFGSRYVFSAVQQDEIAAQLRANVGLSPDLSVELYAEPFAASGDFLRPGELSAPRTSDLLFYGDDIAAVEQEDGSLLIQDGADEFTLDNPDFNILSFRSNAVLRWEWRPGSTLFVVWQQNRSADSDAGSAVGFGELGDAVRAEGENVLAVKLTYWLPM